A genomic stretch from Burkholderia pyrrocinia includes:
- a CDS encoding RluA family pseudouridine synthase translates to MNELGKISQNSVASGQVSMIEIDENSAGQRIDNFLLRVCKGVPKSHIYRILRSGEVRVNKGRIDAQYRLALGDVVRVPPVRVAAADLARADTPIVPSAKFDVLYEDDAMLVIDKPAGVAVHGGSGVAFGVIEQMRQAHPRAKFLELVHRLDRETSGILMLAKKRTALVGLHEQIRENRMDKRYFACVHGEWQPDWGRRRAVKAPLFKYSTPEGERRVRVQDDGLPSHTVFNLVDRWPDYALVEAELKTGRTHQIRVHLAHLGLPIAGDAKYGDFALNKALARANAQPSLKRMFLHAHRLRLNHPLTGEALQFDAPLPDECRRFLDQLSALRDTA, encoded by the coding sequence ATGAATGAGTTAGGCAAAATATCCCAGAATTCGGTCGCAAGCGGCCAGGTATCGATGATCGAGATCGACGAAAACTCGGCCGGTCAGCGGATCGACAACTTCCTGTTGCGCGTCTGTAAAGGCGTGCCGAAAAGCCATATTTACCGGATCCTCCGCAGCGGCGAAGTGCGCGTGAACAAGGGCCGGATCGATGCGCAGTACCGTCTCGCCCTCGGCGACGTCGTCCGCGTGCCGCCCGTGCGCGTGGCGGCGGCGGACCTCGCGCGCGCCGACACGCCCATCGTGCCGTCCGCGAAGTTCGACGTGCTGTACGAGGATGACGCGATGCTCGTCATCGACAAGCCGGCCGGGGTCGCCGTGCACGGCGGCAGCGGCGTCGCGTTCGGCGTGATCGAGCAGATGCGCCAGGCGCACCCGCGCGCGAAATTCCTCGAACTCGTGCACCGGCTCGACCGCGAGACGTCCGGGATCCTGATGCTCGCGAAGAAACGCACGGCGCTCGTGGGCCTGCACGAACAGATCCGCGAGAACCGGATGGACAAACGTTACTTCGCATGCGTCCACGGCGAATGGCAGCCCGACTGGGGGCGCCGCCGCGCGGTGAAGGCACCGCTGTTCAAGTATTCGACCCCGGAAGGGGAGCGCCGCGTGCGCGTACAGGACGACGGGCTGCCGTCGCATACGGTGTTCAACCTCGTCGACCGCTGGCCCGACTACGCGCTCGTCGAAGCGGAACTCAAAACGGGTCGGACCCATCAGATCCGCGTGCACCTCGCGCATCTCGGCCTGCCGATCGCCGGCGACGCCAAGTATGGCGATTTCGCACTGAACAAGGCGCTGGCGCGCGCGAATGCGCAGCCGTCGTTGAAACGGATGTTCCTGCATGCGCACCGGCTGCGGCTCAACCATCCGCTGACCGGCGAGGCGCTGCAGTTCGATGCGCCGCTGCCGGACGAATGCCGGCGCTTCCTCGACCAACTCAGCGCACTGCGCGATACCGCCTGA
- a CDS encoding HAD-IA family hydrolase, which translates to MARQQFDLIVFDWDGTLMDSTAHIAHSIQAACRDLGLPTPSDEASRYVIGLGLRDALQVTAPTLDPSDYPRLAERYRYHYLLDDQRIELFAGVRELLAELRDTGYLLAVATGKGRVGLNRVLDQSKLTSVFDATRCADETFSKPHPAMLHELSRELGQDLARTVMIGDTTHDLQMAASAGAAGVGVAYGAHTADALAALAPRFVAPDVDALAAWLREHA; encoded by the coding sequence ATGGCTCGACAGCAATTTGACCTGATCGTCTTCGACTGGGACGGCACGCTGATGGATTCGACTGCGCACATCGCGCACAGCATCCAGGCCGCATGCCGCGATCTCGGCCTGCCCACGCCATCCGACGAGGCGTCGCGCTACGTGATCGGCCTCGGCCTGCGCGATGCGCTGCAGGTTACCGCTCCGACCCTCGATCCGTCCGACTATCCGCGGCTGGCCGAGCGCTACCGTTATCACTATCTGCTCGACGACCAGCGCATCGAACTGTTCGCCGGCGTGCGCGAGCTGCTCGCCGAGTTGCGCGATACGGGCTACCTGCTCGCCGTTGCAACCGGCAAGGGGCGGGTCGGGCTGAATCGCGTGCTTGACCAGTCGAAGCTGACGAGTGTGTTCGACGCGACGCGCTGCGCGGACGAGACGTTCTCGAAGCCGCATCCGGCGATGCTGCACGAGCTGTCCCGGGAATTGGGGCAGGACCTCGCGCGCACCGTGATGATCGGCGACACGACGCATGACCTGCAGATGGCCGCGAGCGCCGGAGCGGCCGGCGTCGGTGTCGCATACGGCGCGCACACGGCCGACGCGCTGGCTGCGCTCGCGCCGCGCTTCGTCGCGCCGGACGTCGACGCGCTGGCCGCGTGGCTGCGGGAGCACGCATGA
- a CDS encoding Rieske (2Fe-2S) protein: MSAAPDAVRVCASDALADGGAGVRVDATLRGEQAVVFFVRYDGRAYGYLNRCAHVPMELDWSEGQFFESSGLYLMCATHGAIYAPDTGKCVGGPCRGGRLRPVEVDERDTPDGRAVFWVPDADLRPAAPATTD; encoded by the coding sequence ATGAGCGCGGCGCCGGACGCCGTGCGCGTGTGCGCATCGGACGCGCTGGCCGACGGCGGCGCCGGCGTGCGCGTCGACGCGACGCTGCGCGGCGAGCAGGCCGTCGTGTTCTTCGTGCGCTACGACGGTCGCGCATACGGTTACCTGAATCGCTGCGCACACGTGCCGATGGAGCTCGACTGGTCCGAAGGGCAGTTCTTCGAGTCGTCGGGCCTGTACCTGATGTGCGCGACGCACGGCGCGATCTACGCGCCGGATACCGGCAAGTGCGTCGGCGGCCCGTGCCGCGGCGGCCGCCTGCGGCCGGTCGAGGTCGACGAACGCGACACGCCCGACGGGCGTGCGGTATTCTGGGTGCCCGACGCCGACCTGCGTCCTGCCGCTCCCGCCACGACCGACTGA
- a CDS encoding S49 family peptidase, protein MADQPNSPDSSPRPDSREPNWERAALERIALAAVKEQRAARRWKIFFRFAFLGVFVLLAFALIDFSSDSKLSSSGRHTALVTIDGEIAAGVNANAEDINTALGSAFDDDGTVGVVLRINSPGGSPVQAGMVYDEIRRLRAKHPDKPLYVVVTDMCASGGYYIAAAADKIFVDKASIVGSIGVLMDGFGFTGLMGKLGVDRRLHTSGENKGFYDPFSPETPKMDAHAQALLDQVHAQFIKAVKEGRGKRLHETPDMFSGLFWTGEKSVELGLADGYGTTDTVARDVLKAPDLVDYTVKESLTNRVARKFGAAVGGAAMKALTAGGASFSLR, encoded by the coding sequence ATGGCCGACCAACCGAATTCCCCCGATTCCTCCCCCCGTCCCGACAGCCGTGAACCGAACTGGGAGCGCGCGGCGCTCGAGCGGATCGCGCTCGCGGCCGTGAAGGAACAGCGCGCGGCGCGGCGCTGGAAGATTTTCTTCCGCTTCGCGTTCCTGGGCGTGTTCGTGCTGCTCGCGTTCGCGCTGATCGATTTCTCGAGCGATTCGAAATTATCGTCGAGCGGGCGGCATACGGCGCTCGTGACGATCGACGGCGAGATCGCGGCCGGCGTCAATGCGAATGCCGAGGACATCAACACGGCGCTCGGCTCCGCGTTCGACGACGACGGTACGGTCGGCGTCGTGCTGCGGATCAACAGCCCGGGCGGCAGCCCCGTGCAGGCCGGCATGGTCTACGACGAGATCCGGCGGCTGCGCGCGAAGCATCCGGACAAGCCGCTGTACGTCGTCGTGACCGACATGTGCGCATCGGGCGGCTATTACATCGCGGCCGCGGCCGACAAGATCTTCGTCGACAAGGCAAGCATTGTCGGGTCGATCGGCGTGCTGATGGACGGTTTCGGCTTCACCGGGCTGATGGGCAAGCTCGGTGTCGATCGGCGCCTGCACACGTCAGGCGAAAACAAGGGCTTCTACGATCCGTTCTCGCCGGAGACGCCGAAGATGGACGCGCATGCGCAGGCGCTGCTCGACCAGGTGCACGCGCAGTTCATCAAGGCCGTGAAGGAGGGCCGCGGCAAGCGTCTGCATGAGACGCCCGACATGTTCTCCGGCCTGTTCTGGACCGGCGAGAAGAGCGTCGAACTCGGGCTTGCCGACGGCTACGGCACGACCGACACGGTCGCGCGCGACGTGCTGAAGGCGCCCGATCTCGTCGACTATACGGTGAAGGAAAGCCTGACGAACCGCGTCGCACGCAAGTTCGGCGCGGCCGTCGGCGGCGCCGCGATGAAGGCGCTGACGGCCGGCGGCGCGTCGTTCAGCCTGCGCTGA
- a CDS encoding SAM-dependent methyltransferase: MTAGTLYLVPNTLGDGDESMLAAVLPAAVQARAGTLGYYIGENAKTTRVFLKKIGTTRPIQEIEIRELNVNTPAGEIDRLLAPVLAGADAGLVSEAGCPAVADPGALLVRRAHERGVKVVPLVGPSSILLALMASGLNGQSFAFNGYLPVDAAARAKRLRELEQLSRKARQTQIFIETPYRNHAMLDTLIATCAPSTQICVAADLTLATETIASRTVADWKKAPAPNLHKRPAIFLLLAN, from the coding sequence ATGACGGCCGGCACGCTTTATCTCGTCCCGAACACGCTTGGCGACGGCGACGAATCGATGCTCGCCGCCGTGCTGCCCGCGGCCGTGCAGGCACGCGCCGGCACGCTCGGCTATTACATCGGCGAGAACGCGAAAACGACGCGCGTCTTTCTGAAGAAGATCGGCACGACGCGTCCGATCCAGGAAATCGAGATCCGCGAGCTGAACGTCAATACGCCGGCCGGCGAAATCGACCGGCTGCTCGCGCCCGTGCTGGCCGGCGCGGACGCCGGCCTCGTGTCCGAGGCCGGCTGCCCGGCCGTCGCCGATCCCGGCGCATTGCTGGTACGCCGCGCGCACGAGCGCGGCGTGAAGGTCGTGCCGCTCGTCGGACCGAGTTCGATCCTGCTCGCACTGATGGCGTCGGGCCTGAACGGCCAGAGCTTCGCGTTCAACGGCTACCTGCCGGTCGATGCGGCCGCGCGCGCGAAACGCCTGCGCGAACTTGAGCAGCTGTCGCGCAAGGCGCGCCAGACACAGATCTTCATCGAGACGCCGTACCGGAATCACGCGATGCTCGATACGCTGATTGCGACCTGCGCGCCGTCGACGCAGATCTGCGTCGCGGCCGACCTGACCCTCGCGACCGAGACGATCGCGAGCCGCACCGTGGCGGACTGGAAAAAGGCGCCTGCGCCGAATCTGCACAAGCGTCCTGCGATCTTCCTGCTGCTCGCGAACTGA
- a CDS encoding Maf-like protein, which yields MPDTVCRPPRLILASSSRYRRTLLERLGVPFDVVSPDLDETPLDGETPAATALRLAGAKARAVAATIDAPDGVLVIGSDQVATFDGLQIGKPGTHERALAQLVSMQGREVEFHSALCLYDSRTGEAQVEDIVTRVRFRSLPEAELDAYLRAETPYDVAGSAKSEGLGIALLDAIDSDDPTALVGLPLIALTRMLRAAEYPLFATTCGDRT from the coding sequence ATGCCGGATACCGTTTGCCGCCCGCCGCGGCTGATTCTTGCCTCCAGTTCCCGCTACCGCCGCACGCTCCTCGAGCGCCTCGGCGTGCCGTTCGACGTCGTGTCGCCCGACCTCGACGAAACCCCGCTCGACGGCGAAACTCCGGCCGCGACCGCCCTGCGCCTCGCCGGCGCGAAAGCGCGCGCCGTCGCCGCGACGATCGACGCGCCGGACGGCGTGCTCGTGATCGGGTCGGACCAGGTCGCGACCTTCGACGGGCTCCAGATCGGCAAGCCCGGCACGCACGAGCGCGCGCTCGCGCAGCTCGTGTCGATGCAGGGCCGCGAAGTCGAATTCCACAGCGCACTCTGCCTGTACGACAGCCGCACGGGCGAGGCGCAGGTCGAGGACATCGTCACGCGCGTGCGCTTCCGCTCGCTGCCCGAGGCCGAACTCGACGCGTACCTGCGCGCGGAAACGCCGTACGACGTCGCCGGCAGCGCTAAATCCGAAGGGCTCGGCATCGCGCTGCTCGACGCGATCGACTCGGACGACCCGACCGCGCTCGTCGGCCTGCCGCTGATCGCGCTCACGCGGATGCTGCGCGCCGCCGAATATCCGCTGTTTGCAACCACCTGTGGAGACCGCACATGA
- a CDS encoding DUF177 domain-containing protein, giving the protein MNTSSGKPAAPLDPHAVDLFEFARSGRQAAGAVRLSQLPRMLNEVPADAPDRDTVFTWQAEGFTQKELQDDGADGQQPYLRLAVHGQAWLTCQRCMTPYDQAFGVDMVYRVVATEEEAEEFPLDDDEADVIVGSRQFDLVDLIEEELLLSLPLVPKHEVCPAVHESLVSGASGPEEEAGEESDEAADEGKRPNPFAALQALKKDGDGAKKH; this is encoded by the coding sequence ATGAACACTTCTTCTGGCAAACCTGCGGCGCCGCTTGATCCGCACGCGGTCGATCTGTTCGAGTTCGCCCGCAGCGGGCGACAGGCAGCAGGGGCGGTGCGCCTCTCGCAACTGCCGCGCATGTTAAACGAAGTGCCGGCGGACGCGCCAGATCGCGACACGGTCTTCACGTGGCAGGCGGAAGGGTTCACGCAGAAGGAATTGCAGGACGACGGCGCCGATGGGCAGCAGCCGTATCTGCGCCTCGCGGTGCATGGCCAGGCATGGCTCACGTGCCAGCGCTGCATGACCCCGTACGACCAGGCGTTCGGCGTCGACATGGTGTACCGCGTCGTCGCGACCGAAGAAGAAGCTGAAGAATTTCCGCTCGACGACGATGAAGCCGATGTGATCGTGGGCTCACGCCAGTTCGATCTCGTCGACTTGATCGAAGAGGAGTTGCTGCTTTCGTTGCCGCTCGTGCCCAAGCACGAGGTTTGCCCGGCAGTTCACGAAAGCCTCGTGTCGGGTGCGAGCGGTCCTGAGGAAGAGGCGGGCGAAGAGTCCGACGAAGCCGCGGACGAAGGCAAACGGCCGAATCCGTTCGCAGCGCTGCAAGCGCTGAAGAAGGACGGTGACGGCGCCAAGAAACACTAA
- the rpmF gene encoding 50S ribosomal protein L32 — MAVQQNKKSPSKRGMHRSHDFLTATPLAVEPSTGEVHLRHHVSPNGYYRGKKVVKTKND, encoded by the coding sequence ATGGCAGTCCAGCAAAACAAGAAGTCGCCGTCGAAGCGCGGCATGCATCGTTCGCACGATTTCCTGACGGCAACGCCGCTGGCAGTCGAGCCGAGCACGGGTGAAGTGCACCTGCGTCACCACGTCAGCCCGAACGGCTACTATCGCGGCAAGAAAGTCGTCAAGACGAAGAACGACTAA
- the plsX gene encoding phosphate acyltransferase PlsX, translated as MTVKLTIDCMGGDHGPSVTVPAAVKFVRAHPDAHLMLVGIESAIRAQLKKLKALDDPALTIVPATEVVAMDDPVEVALRKKKDSSMRVALNHVKEGAAQACISAGNTGALMAVSRYVLKTLPGIERPAIASALPNPTGYTMMLDLGANVDCEPQHLLQFAEMGHALVAALEGKERPTIGLLNIGEEVIKGNDTIKRAGELLRASTLNFRGNVEGNDIYKGTVDVIVCDGFVGNVALKTSEGLAQMLSNIIREEFGRSLMSRLMALLALPVLMRFKKRVDHRQYNGAALLGLKSLVIKSHGSADAYAFEWAIKRGYDAVKNGVLERLARAMADNSASLGDGEHDAGGAGHASPAAGPHAEPSAAQSSKA; from the coding sequence ATGACCGTAAAGCTCACAATCGATTGCATGGGAGGCGACCACGGCCCGTCCGTGACCGTTCCCGCGGCAGTCAAGTTCGTCCGCGCGCATCCCGATGCGCACCTGATGCTCGTCGGCATCGAAAGCGCGATCCGCGCTCAGCTCAAGAAGCTGAAAGCCCTCGACGATCCCGCGCTGACCATCGTGCCCGCCACCGAAGTCGTGGCGATGGACGACCCTGTCGAGGTGGCGCTGCGCAAGAAGAAAGATTCTTCGATGCGCGTCGCGCTCAACCACGTCAAGGAAGGCGCCGCGCAGGCCTGCATCTCCGCCGGCAATACCGGCGCGCTGATGGCCGTCTCCCGTTACGTACTCAAGACGCTGCCCGGCATCGAGCGGCCCGCGATCGCGTCGGCGCTGCCGAACCCGACCGGCTACACGATGATGCTGGACCTCGGCGCGAACGTCGACTGCGAGCCGCAGCACCTGCTGCAGTTCGCGGAGATGGGGCACGCGCTGGTGGCCGCGCTCGAAGGCAAGGAGCGGCCGACGATCGGCCTGCTGAACATCGGCGAAGAAGTCATCAAGGGCAACGACACGATCAAGCGCGCAGGCGAGTTGCTGCGCGCCAGCACGCTGAATTTCCGCGGCAACGTGGAAGGCAACGACATCTACAAGGGCACCGTCGACGTGATCGTGTGCGACGGCTTCGTCGGCAACGTCGCGCTGAAGACGTCCGAGGGGCTCGCGCAGATGCTGTCCAACATCATCCGCGAGGAGTTCGGCCGTTCGCTGATGTCGAGGTTGATGGCGCTGCTCGCGCTGCCTGTCCTGATGCGTTTCAAGAAGCGCGTCGACCACCGCCAGTACAACGGCGCGGCGCTGCTGGGGCTGAAGAGCCTCGTGATCAAGAGCCACGGTTCGGCCGATGCCTACGCGTTTGAGTGGGCGATCAAACGCGGGTATGATGCGGTCAAAAACGGCGTGCTGGAGCGCCTCGCGCGCGCGATGGCGGACAATTCGGCGTCGCTCGGCGACGGCGAGCACGACGCGGGCGGCGCGGGCCATGCAAGCCCGGCCGCAGGCCCTCACGCCGAACCCTCCGCTGCGCAATCCTCTAAAGCATAA
- a CDS encoding beta-ketoacyl-ACP synthase III — MAQSTLYSRVLGTGSYLPPDRVTNQQLTDRLAKEGIETSDEWIVARTGIHARHFAAPDVTTSDLALEASRRAIEMAGIDPQSIDLIIVATSTPDFVFPSTACLLQNKLGIKNGGAAFDVQAVCSGFAYAMATADSFIRSGQHRTALIVGAETFSRILDFKDRTTCVLFGDGAGAVILSASEEPGVLGSALHADGSYSHILCTPGNVNRGVIEGSAFLYMDGQAVFKLAVNVLEKVAIEALAKANLAPEQIDWLIPHQANIRIMTSTCRKLGLPQERMVVTVDQHGNTSAASIPLAFDTAVRDGRIQRGQHVLIEGVGGGFTWGASVFRF, encoded by the coding sequence ATGGCCCAATCGACTCTCTATTCCCGCGTGCTCGGCACGGGCAGCTATCTGCCGCCCGACCGCGTCACGAACCAGCAGTTGACCGATCGTCTCGCGAAGGAAGGTATCGAGACGAGCGATGAATGGATCGTTGCGCGCACGGGTATCCATGCGCGCCATTTCGCCGCACCGGACGTCACGACGAGCGATCTCGCGCTCGAGGCGTCGCGTCGTGCGATCGAAATGGCCGGTATCGATCCGCAGTCGATCGACCTGATCATCGTCGCGACTTCGACCCCCGATTTCGTGTTCCCGAGCACCGCGTGCCTGCTGCAGAACAAGCTCGGCATCAAGAACGGCGGCGCGGCATTCGACGTGCAGGCCGTGTGTTCGGGCTTTGCGTACGCGATGGCGACGGCCGACAGCTTCATCCGCAGCGGCCAGCACCGCACGGCGTTGATCGTCGGCGCGGAGACGTTCTCGCGCATCCTCGACTTCAAGGACCGTACGACCTGCGTGCTGTTCGGCGACGGCGCGGGCGCGGTGATCCTGTCCGCGTCGGAAGAGCCGGGCGTGCTCGGCAGCGCGCTGCACGCGGACGGCAGCTATTCGCATATCCTCTGCACGCCGGGCAACGTGAATCGCGGCGTGATCGAGGGCAGCGCGTTCCTGTACATGGACGGGCAGGCCGTGTTCAAGCTCGCGGTCAACGTGCTCGAGAAGGTTGCGATCGAGGCGCTTGCAAAGGCGAATCTCGCGCCCGAACAAATCGACTGGCTGATTCCGCACCAGGCCAACATCCGCATCATGACCAGCACCTGCCGCAAGCTCGGCCTGCCGCAGGAACGCATGGTCGTGACGGTCGACCAGCACGGCAACACGTCGGCCGCGTCGATCCCGCTGGCGTTCGACACCGCGGTACGCGACGGCCGCATCCAGCGTGGCCAGCACGTGCTGATCGAAGGTGTCGGCGGCGGCTTCACTTGGGGCGCGTCGGTCTTCCGCTTCTGA
- the fabD gene encoding ACP S-malonyltransferase, with protein MKFAFVFPGQGSQAVGMLNAFADLAVVRETLQEASDALNQDLGKLIAEGPAEELNLTTNTQPVMLTAAYACYRAWQQAGGPAPSIVAGHSLGEYTALVAAGALAFKDAVPLVRFRAQAMQTAVPVGQGGMAAILGLDDDTVRAVCAEAAEAGVVEAVNFNAPAQVVIAGNKAAVEKACEIAKAKGAKRALPLPVSAPFHSSLLKPASDQLRDFLANVDVKAPQIPVVNNIDVAVVSDPAAIKDALVRQAAGPVRWVECVQHIAGTGVTHVIECGPGKVLAGLTKRIDGNLTGASVFDPASLDEALKLVTA; from the coding sequence ATGAAATTTGCATTCGTTTTTCCGGGGCAGGGCTCGCAGGCAGTCGGCATGCTCAACGCATTCGCCGATCTGGCCGTCGTGCGCGAGACGCTCCAGGAGGCGTCTGACGCACTCAATCAGGACCTCGGCAAGCTGATCGCCGAAGGCCCGGCCGAAGAGCTAAATCTGACCACCAACACGCAGCCCGTGATGCTGACCGCCGCTTACGCCTGCTACCGCGCGTGGCAGCAGGCAGGCGGCCCGGCGCCGTCGATCGTCGCCGGCCACAGCCTCGGTGAATACACGGCGCTCGTCGCGGCGGGCGCGCTCGCGTTCAAGGACGCGGTGCCGCTCGTGCGCTTTCGCGCGCAGGCGATGCAGACGGCCGTGCCGGTCGGTCAGGGCGGCATGGCCGCGATCCTGGGCCTCGACGACGACACGGTGCGCGCGGTGTGCGCCGAAGCCGCGGAAGCGGGCGTCGTCGAAGCGGTGAACTTCAATGCGCCCGCGCAGGTCGTGATTGCAGGCAACAAGGCCGCCGTCGAGAAGGCGTGCGAGATCGCGAAGGCGAAGGGCGCGAAGCGCGCGCTGCCGCTGCCGGTGTCGGCGCCGTTCCATTCGTCGCTGCTCAAGCCGGCATCGGACCAGTTGCGCGACTTTCTCGCGAACGTCGACGTGAAGGCGCCGCAGATTCCGGTCGTCAACAATATCGACGTCGCCGTGGTCAGCGATCCGGCCGCGATCAAGGACGCGCTGGTGCGCCAGGCGGCAGGCCCGGTGCGCTGGGTCGAGTGCGTGCAGCACATTGCCGGCACGGGCGTCACGCACGTGATCGAATGCGGTCCGGGCAAGGTGCTCGCCGGCCTGACGAAGCGCATCGACGGCAACCTGACGGGTGCGTCGGTGTTCGATCCGGCGTCGCTCGACGAAGCGCTCAAGCTGGTGACCGCCTGA
- the fabG gene encoding 3-oxoacyl-ACP reductase FabG produces the protein MEKTLDKQVAIVTGASRGIGRSIALELARLGATVIGTATSESGAAAITAAFAEAGVTGRGAVLNVNDAAAAEALIDATVKEFGALNVLVNNAGITQDQLAMRMKDEDWDAVIDTNLKSVFRLSRAVLRPMMKARGGRIINITSVVGSAGNPGQVNYAAAKAGVAGMTRALAREIGSRGITVNCVAPGFIDTDMTKTLPEEQQAALKTQIPLGRLGSPEDIAHAVAFLASPQAGYITGTTLHVNGGMYMS, from the coding sequence ATGGAAAAGACTCTCGATAAACAGGTTGCGATCGTGACCGGTGCGTCGCGCGGCATCGGCCGGTCGATCGCGCTCGAACTCGCGCGCCTGGGCGCGACGGTGATCGGCACCGCAACGAGCGAATCGGGCGCTGCCGCGATCACCGCGGCGTTCGCGGAAGCGGGCGTCACGGGCCGCGGCGCGGTGCTGAACGTCAACGACGCGGCGGCCGCCGAGGCGCTGATCGACGCGACCGTGAAGGAATTCGGCGCGCTGAACGTGCTCGTCAACAATGCGGGCATCACGCAGGACCAGCTCGCGATGCGGATGAAGGACGAGGACTGGGACGCGGTGATCGACACCAACCTGAAGTCGGTGTTCCGCCTGTCGCGCGCGGTGCTGCGCCCGATGATGAAGGCGCGCGGCGGCCGTATCATCAACATCACGTCGGTGGTCGGCTCGGCCGGCAACCCGGGTCAGGTCAACTATGCTGCCGCGAAGGCCGGCGTCGCGGGCATGACGCGTGCGCTTGCGCGCGAGATCGGCAGCCGCGGCATCACCGTGAACTGCGTCGCGCCGGGCTTCATCGACACCGACATGACGAAGACGCTGCCGGAAGAACAGCAGGCGGCGCTCAAGACCCAGATTCCGCTCGGCCGCCTCGGCAGCCCGGAGGACATCGCCCATGCCGTCGCGTTCCTCGCATCGCCGCAGGCCGGTTACATCACCGGCACGACGCTGCACGTGAACGGCGGCATGTACATGTCGTAA
- the acpP gene encoding acyl carrier protein translates to MDNIEQRVKKIVAEQLGVAEAEIKNEASFVNDLGADSLDTVELVMALEDEFGMEIPDEEAEKITTVQQAIDYARANVKA, encoded by the coding sequence ATGGACAACATCGAACAACGTGTCAAGAAGATCGTCGCTGAACAACTGGGCGTCGCGGAAGCCGAGATCAAGAACGAAGCTTCGTTCGTGAACGATCTGGGCGCCGACTCGCTCGACACGGTCGAGCTGGTGATGGCTCTCGAAGACGAGTTCGGCATGGAAATCCCGGACGAAGAAGCAGAGAAGATCACGACCGTTCAGCAAGCGATCGACTACGCTCGCGCAAACGTCAAGGCGTAA
- the fabF gene encoding beta-ketoacyl-ACP synthase II: MSRRRVVVTGLGLISPVGNNVADGWANLVAGKSGIATVTKFDPSNLAVHFAGEVKGFSAEEYIPAKEARSMDTFIHYGIAAGVQAVKDSGLEVTEANAERIGVLVGSGIGGLPMIEDTHQTYVDRGARRISPFFVPGSIINMISGHLSIMFGLKGPNLAAVTACTTGLHSIGLAARLIQAGDADVMVAGGAESTVSPLGIGGFAAARALSTRNDDPATASRPWDKDRDGFVLGEGAGVMVLEEYESAKARGAKIYAEVSGFGMTGDAYHMTAPNMDGPRRCMVAALRDAGVNADEVQYLNAHGTSTPLGDKNESDAVKAAFGEHAYKLVVNSTKSMTGHLLGGAGGLESVFTVLALHNNVSPPTINIFNQDPECDLDYCANTARDMKIDVAVKNNFGFGGTNGTLVFKRV, translated from the coding sequence GTGAGCCGCCGTCGTGTTGTTGTTACAGGCCTGGGGCTGATTTCGCCTGTTGGCAATAATGTTGCCGACGGTTGGGCCAATCTCGTCGCCGGCAAGTCCGGTATCGCCACCGTCACGAAGTTCGATCCGTCGAACCTCGCCGTGCATTTCGCGGGAGAGGTGAAGGGTTTCAGCGCCGAGGAGTACATCCCGGCGAAGGAAGCCCGCAGCATGGATACCTTCATCCATTACGGCATCGCCGCCGGCGTGCAGGCCGTCAAGGACAGCGGGCTGGAAGTGACCGAAGCCAATGCGGAACGCATCGGCGTGCTGGTCGGTTCCGGCATCGGCGGCCTGCCGATGATCGAAGATACGCACCAGACCTACGTCGATCGCGGCGCGCGCCGGATTTCGCCGTTCTTCGTGCCTGGTTCGATCATCAACATGATCTCGGGTCACCTGAGCATCATGTTCGGCCTGAAGGGCCCGAACCTCGCGGCCGTGACGGCCTGCACGACCGGCCTGCACAGCATCGGCCTCGCGGCACGCCTGATCCAGGCCGGCGACGCGGACGTGATGGTCGCGGGCGGTGCCGAGTCGACGGTGTCGCCGCTCGGTATCGGCGGTTTCGCGGCCGCGCGTGCGCTGTCGACCCGCAACGATGATCCGGCCACCGCGTCCCGTCCGTGGGACAAGGATCGCGACGGCTTCGTGCTGGGCGAGGGCGCAGGCGTGATGGTGCTGGAAGAGTACGAGTCGGCGAAGGCGCGTGGCGCGAAGATCTACGCGGAAGTCTCGGGCTTCGGCATGACCGGCGACGCGTACCACATGACCGCGCCGAACATGGACGGCCCGCGCCGCTGCATGGTCGCGGCGCTGCGCGACGCCGGCGTGAACGCGGACGAGGTCCAGTACCTGAACGCGCACGGCACGTCGACGCCGCTGGGCGACAAGAACGAGTCCGACGCGGTGAAGGCTGCCTTCGGCGAGCATGCGTACAAGCTCGTCGTGAACTCGACGAAGTCGATGACGGGCCACCTGCTGGGCGGCGCGGGCGGCCTCGAGTCGGTGTTCACGGTGCTGGCGCTGCACAACAACGTGTCGCCGCCGACCATCAACATCTTCAACCAGGACCCCGAGTGCGATCTCGATTACTGCGCGAACACCGCGCGTGACATGAAGATCGACGTGGCCGTGAAGAACAACTTCGGCTTCGGCGGTACCAACGGCACGCTGGTGTTCAAGCGCGTCTGA